The genomic stretch CCCGACGTTGAACCACACCGGGCTGTTGAAGCTGAACACCTGGTGCAGGAGCATCCAGGTCAGCTCGTGCTCGAAGATCTCTGCGTCGGTGTCGGCGGCGAAGTAGCCGTACTCCTTGCCCGCCTTGGTGTAGGTGAGCACCACGCGGTCGATGAGCTGGCGCAGCGACCACTCGCGCTGGTCGGTGCCGACCGCACCGCGGAAGTACTTGGTGGTGACGATCGTGGAGGCGTTCAGCGACCAGAAGTCGGGAAACTCCACCCCGCGCTGCTCGAAGACGTTCTCGCCGGTCTTCCAGTTGGTCTGGACGACGTCGCGCCGCTCCCAGGTCACCTCGTCATAGGGGTGCACCCCGGCCGTGGTGTACAGCCGCTCCATCGTCAGCCGCTTGCCCTTGATCACCTGTGGCTTGTCCCCTGCCTGGGAGGCCCCGCTCACGGTCTCGGTCATCTTCTGCCGTTCCTCCTGATACACAACGTCTTGATCGGTACCGGGCTTCCCGTCCGGCGGGGGTGGTGAGTGGGGAAGGGGAACTCGGTGGTGGTGCCGGTGGTGCGGGGTGGTGCTCAGGTACTGGGCACTTCGGGCCGGGTGGACACGTCTCGCTCGGCGCGCAGCAGAGCAATCTCGGCGTCGAAGTCCTCGAGGGACTCGAAGCTGCGGTACACCGACGCGAACCGCAGGTAGGCCACCTCGTCGAGCTCACGCAGCGGACCGAGGATGGCCAGGCCGACGTCGTGCGCGTCGATCTCGGCCGCGCCGGAGGTCCGGACGACCTCCTCGACCCGTTGGGCGAGCAACGCCAGCTGGTCCTCGGTGAC from Actinomycetes bacterium encodes the following:
- the nrdR gene encoding transcriptional regulator NrdR, with translation MHCPFCRHADSRVVDSRVTDDGTAIRRRRQCPECNRRFTTVETASLTVVKRSGATESFSRAKVLAGVRKACQGRPVTEDQLALLAQRVEEVVRTSGAAEIDAHDVGLAILGPLRELDEVAYLRFASVYRSFESLEDFDAEIALLRAERDVSTRPEVPST